Genomic window (Streptomyces sp. NBC_00078):
TGCGACACCTGGGACGACATCGCCGCCGCCAGGGCACGTATCAGGGAGCATGGGCACGTGTTGGATGAATGGATTTCCACAGCCAAGGACGAGCTGGGGATCGACCTCGACGTCGACACCGGCGTCCTGCTCGACCTCGCCCGCGACGCCGCGCACTCGGTGGCCAGGCCCGCGGCACCGCTGACCACCTTCCTCGTCGGCTACGCGGCTGCGCAGGCCGGAGGAGGCCCCGAAGCCGTCACCGAAGCCGCCCGCAAGGCCGCGGCCCTCGCCCTGCGCTGGGCAGACGAGGCCGATGCGGCCGACAAGGCGGACGGCGCCGGGCCCGGCGCCGGCCCCGGTACCCGCCCGGACGCCGGATGACCGCCCGCTCCGCCCCGACCGGCGAGGACGCCGAGGACCTCGACGTCGAGGAGGTGCTCGCCCTGGTGAACGCCCCCGACGGCCGCACCCCCGGCGACGGCGTCCCCGCGCCCGCCTCGCACGGCGCGCACCACGCCGCGCCGCACACTTCCGACGCCCACCACCAGGCCACCCGCTGGCCCGAGGCACGGTCGATCGCGGCACGTGCGGGCCGCTCCGGCACCCGGCGTGCCCTGGTCTCGGCCCCACTCGGCGCCTCCCTCGGCCTCACCCTCGCCGCCCCGCTCACGGCGCTGACCGACCTGCCCTCCTTCGACACCTCGGCGATGGACGGCTGGGCGGTCGCGGGCCCCGGCCCCTGGGAGGTACGGGACGAGGGCATCCTGGCCGGGCACGCCGAGCCGGAGGCCCTCACCGACGGCGAGGCCGTCCGCATCGCCACGGGTGCCCGCATCCCCCAGGACACGACCGCCGTGCTCCGCACCGAGCACGGCCGCACGGATGAAAAGGGGCGTCTGCACGCCGCCCGAGATATTCAGCACGGGCAGGACATTCGCCCCCGCGGCCAGGAGTGCCGCTGCGGCGACCAACTCCTGCCCGTAGGCGCCCTGGTGACCCCGGCCGTACTCGGCCTCGCCGCGGCCGCCGGCTACGACACCCTCACCGCCGTCCCCCGCCCCCGCGTCCATGTGTTCGTCCTGGGCGACGAGTTGCTCACCGAGGGCCGGCCGCACGACGGGCTCATCAGGGACGCCCTCGGTCCGATGCTGCCGCCCTGGCTGCGGGCGCTGGGCGCCGAGGTCACCTCCGTGCGAAGGCTCGGCGACGACGCGAAGGCCCTGCGCAAGGCCGTCACCGGCTCGGACGCCGACCTGATCGTCACCACCGGCGGCACCGCCTCCGGCCCCGTCGACCACGTCCACCCCACGCTGCGCCGCATCGGCGCCGAACTCCTCGTGGACGGCGTCAAGGTACGCCCCGGCCACCCCATGCTGCTGGCCCGCACCAAGGAGAACCAGCACCTGGTCGGCCTGCCCGGCAACCCCCTCGCCGCCGTTTCCGGCCTGCTCACCCTCGCCGAACCCCTGCTGCGCACCCTTGCCGCACGCCCCGCCCCGGAGCCGTACACCCTGCCGCTCCAGGACGCGGTACACGGGCATCCGTACGACACCCGGCTCATCCCCGTGGTGCTGCGCGGCGACAGTGCCGTGCCGCTGCACTACAACGGCCCGGCCATGCTGCGGGGCATCGCGGCGGCCGACGCCCTCGCCGTCGTACCACCGGGCGGCGCCCGCCCCGGTCAGGAGCTCGAGCTCCTCGACCTGCCCTGGGCGTCCGCCGGAATCGGGGTGTGTTTCACGTGAAACTTCCGGGCCATGACGCGATCGCCCGCCAGGCGGACGAACATCTCGTGACCCATCGGGTGGAACTCCCGAAAAAAGTGGTGGATCGCCCGATCCGCCAGGTGACCAAACGCGTACTGCTCGCGCTGCTGGTGCTGGTCGCGACCGCGTTCATCGTCTACGTCGACCACGACGGCTACAACGACAACTCCGACGGAGCGGTCGACCTGCTGGACGCCTTCTACTACGCGACCGTCACCCTCTCCACCACCGGATACGGCGACATCACCCCGGTCAGCGACGCCGCCCGGCTCACCAACATCTTCGTCATCACGCCGCTGCGCGTGCTCTTCCTGATCATCCTGGTCGGGACCACGCTAGAGGTCCTCACCGAACGCACTCGTGATGAATGGCGACTGAACCGCTGGAGTCAACGCTTTGGCAGATGTACCACTAGAAGCCAACTTCTGAGCGGCGCACAGATCACGTGTTGGGTGTGGGTCTGCTCGATGAAGATTAGCCAAAGCATCACAGAGCGGTTCGGTCTGTTCGGCTCTCCCGGCTCGCGGCGAGCGTCCGCATCGTTCGACTAGCAAGATCCGCCCTTCAGGAGGGGGCAGGATCGCGGTACGCACGGCCGCCCACCCTGTCCTTAAACGCACCGAGCATCCCGTACTAGATGAATAGCTCGACGTATCGGTTCCACTCCAAAGCGTGAAGATGATCACTCAGAATCTCCTTGCAACTGTAAATCTCGGAAAGAGAGCATGAGTAAGCCCACAGGAGACACGCAGAAGTATCTGCACCGAAAAGATAAAACGTGCGCGCCACGCATTTCCGCAAATCCACCGCGACGTTCATCGCGGCAGCAGGAGCAGCTGTCCTGCTCACCGCATCTACACCTGCGAACGCGTCCGACGAGGCGCCCGCAGCCGCCACAGCACACGCTTCGACCAATGACGCGGCAGCCGTAGCGAGCGCATCAGGCCCCTGTCAGAGGCAGCACTACTCAATGGTCGCCTACACCTACTGGATCGGCCCGAGCAAAATGCCCCTGCGCTGCGGAACGAAAAATTGGGGCTACAACCACATAGTTGAGCGCGGGCGCTGGAGCACCAGCTTCAGCAACAAGATAAGCGACACACTCTTCAGCGGCTACGAGAGGACACCCGGGGTGTACTACCGGTACAAGGTAGGCGCCGGCTGCTCATCGAAGCCGCCGACGAAGAACTTCAAGGTCGTTGTCAACAAGGGCCCCCTTGGAGGGAGGCCGGGCGGTCTAACACCGCAGGGAATCATTACGGCCACAGTAGAGTACACAACATCAACGGTAGCCGCAGCTTCAGCGAGGTGCTGAGAGGACCTATATGGCCGCCTCGGAGCAAGTGAGAGAAGCACTCACCCAAAAACTTTCAGGACTGCAGAGCGAGGGAGGAGGAACCTCCCTTGAAGTCCTTGAGGTAAAGGTGCCGTCCGTCTTCCCGAAATTGCTTCTGAAAATTCATGTCAGCGTATCAGGACAGCTCTGGGAAGTCTCACTTGACTACCAGGGTCATGAGGCGAGCCTGGTGAGCGGAGACCTCACCGAGGACACCCTGAATTACCTCGGGTTCCTTGTGCGCACCCACCTATTCGAGTGGTGGCACACGAAGGACACAGAGAAGTTTTCGGCGCGTATGGGGAAGCGACTGGACTGAGTCGCCTTCCGCTTACCGCTCGGCGGGCTTCGACGTCGCCGCTGGTGGGCGTTGGCTCCTGTGATGCCCGGAATGAGGCGCCGCGCCCCCTTGGAAGCCCACAGGACGGCCTTCCAAGGGGGAGGGTCGCGCCCGGCCCGACAGCGACCCGACGATGCGCCGCCCAGAGGCACCCAACGGCCTCATTCCAGGGTCTGCCCAGGTGCCTCGCTAACCGCTAACGTACTGGTAACCAGCGGTTTAGGCTCGCTAACGAGCTCGTAAGGGCTCACTCGCGAGCGGCCCGCGCTTCTGGCCGGTTACACGCCAGGGTGGCAGCTGAAGCCAAGTTCATGATGGCCCGTCGCTTGCAGTGACGGGCCATCATGAAGTGTGAGCAGTTGGGACAGGTGGTTACGCGCTCCCGTGCCCAAGGTCCAACCCGTATTTGCCAACCGTGCACGACCACGACCCCTGTCCGCTGGGATCTTCCCAGACAACCGAGTCATGGATAATTATCGGTTCGGCAGGCCG
Coding sequences:
- a CDS encoding molybdopterin molybdotransferase MoeA; protein product: MTARSAPTGEDAEDLDVEEVLALVNAPDGRTPGDGVPAPASHGAHHAAPHTSDAHHQATRWPEARSIAARAGRSGTRRALVSAPLGASLGLTLAAPLTALTDLPSFDTSAMDGWAVAGPGPWEVRDEGILAGHAEPEALTDGEAVRIATGARIPQDTTAVLRTEHGRTDEKGRLHAARDIQHGQDIRPRGQECRCGDQLLPVGALVTPAVLGLAAAAGYDTLTAVPRPRVHVFVLGDELLTEGRPHDGLIRDALGPMLPPWLRALGAEVTSVRRLGDDAKALRKAVTGSDADLIVTTGGTASGPVDHVHPTLRRIGAELLVDGVKVRPGHPMLLARTKENQHLVGLPGNPLAAVSGLLTLAEPLLRTLAARPAPEPYTLPLQDAVHGHPYDTRLIPVVLRGDSAVPLHYNGPAMLRGIAAADALAVVPPGGARPGQELELLDLPWASAGIGVCFT